The DNA region AGGCCTCCGGGATCGAAACGAGACCGGCATAGCAGAGCAGCACGACGAGGCTGGTCCAGTGCCAGACGTCCATAACGATGATCGTGATCCACGCATCGATAGGGTCGCGGACATAGTTGTAGTCGAGCCCCATCGCCTCCAGAGTGTGGCCGAGCAGCCCGATATCGACACGTCCAAAGACCTGCCAGATCGTGCCGACCACGTTCCATGGGATGAGGAGGGGAAGCGACATCAGCACCAGGCAGACTGGAACGCCGAGGCCCTTCTTGGGCATGTTGAGCGCGATGAAGATGCCGAGCGGAATTTCAAGCGCCAGGATGATGAAGGAGAACAGCAGGTTTCGCTGCAGAGCCTCCCAGAAGCGGTCGGAATGCAGGATGTCATCGAACCAGTCGGTGCCGGCCCAAAAGAACTCGTTGTTGCCGAACGTGTCTTGAACGGAATAGTTCACGACCGTCATCAGCGGAATGGCCGCCGAAAACGCAACGAGCAGCAATACCGGCAGGACGAGAAACCAAGCTTTGTTGTTCCAGGTCTTTTCCATGATCAGCCCTCCCTGCCGACACGCCACGAACCGGCGTAGATGCTGATCGCATCCGGATCGAAGCTGACGCGCGCATCCGCTGGAATTTCAACATCTTCCGGCACGACGATCGCAATCGGCTGATCCGCAAACCGCGCTCGAACGATCTTTTGCCTGCCGATATCCTCGACCTTCGAAATCGAAACGGGCATCCCCTCGCGGCCGAGACGGATGAATTCGGGGCGGATGCCAAGTTCGATCTTGACCGCACCATCCGTTTTCGGTGCATAGCCGAGATTGATCGTCTCGCTGCCGACTTTCACGAGATTGCCTGAAACCTCTGCCGGCATCACGTTCATGCCCGGCGAACCGATGAAATAGCCGACAAAGGTGTGGCTCGGGCGTTCGAAAAGTTCGGCCGGCGTGCCGATCTGCACGATTTCTCCCTCATACATGACGACAACCTTTTCGGCGAAGGTCAGCGCCTCCGTCTGGTCATGCGTCACATAGACCATCGTGAAACCGAACTGCTTGTGCAGCCGCTTCAATTGCGACCGCAGCATCCATTTCATGTGCGGATCGATGACGGTCAGTGGTTCGTCGAAGAGAATTGCATTGACGTCGTTTCGCACCAGACCGCGGCCAAGCGAAATTTTCTGTTTCTGATCGGCCGTAAGCCGCTGCGCCTTGCGTTTGGCCCAGTCCGCAAGATCGATCATGTCAAGAATTTCGCGAACGCGCCGATCGACTTCGGCCTCGGCAACGCCGCGGTTGCGGAGCGGAAAGGCGAGATTGTCGTAGACCGTCATGGTGTCGTAGATGACGGGGAACTGGAAGACCTGCGCGATGTTGCGGGCTTGCGTCGATAACGTCGTTACGTCCTGGCCGCCGAACAGGATGCGCCCGTGCGAAGGTTGAAGCAGGCCGGAGATGATGTTGAGAAGCGTCGTCTTTCCGCATCCTGATGGTCCAAGAAGCGCATAGGCGCCGCCGTCGGTCCACTCATGATCGACTTCCTTCAACGCATAGTCCTTGTCCGTCTTCGGATTGGGTCCGTAGGCGTGGCGGATATGGTCGAGCGTGATTCGTGCCATTCTATCCCCCTATGCCGCCAGCTGCGTGGCGGCGATGGCGCGGCCGTCCTCGCCGAACGCCATCAAATGACGCGTGTCCAGGAACACGTCGATCTCCGTGTCAGGCTCGATATCGTGAATGCCGTGCGCCAGCATGACCCAACGCACGCCGCTGTAATCCACATGGATAAAGCTCTCTGAACCGGTAATTTCGGAAATCTGCGTCCTGGCGCGAAGCTTAGGCGCATCCTTGGTCTGCGGCGTTAAGGCAAGATGGTGCGGATGAAACGCGATCGTGACCGGGCCGTCCGCAATCGCCGCAAGATGTGCCGGCACCGGAATGCCGATCTGGTCATCGTGTTGGAGGCTCGCGCCTGTTTTCGAAACCGTGATGAAATTCAGCGGCGGATCGGCAAAGATCTTGGCCGTCACCAGATCGGCGGGGCGTCGATAGATGGAAATCGTCGAACCGAATTGCGTCACGCGTCCCTGATTGAGAGTCGCGGTATTGCCGCCAAGCAGCAAGGCCTCCGAGGGTTCCGTCGTCGCATAGACGAAAATCGCACCCGATTCGGAAAATATCCTCGGCAGTTCCTGGCGCAGTTCTTCGCGCAGCTTGTAATCGAGATTGGCAAGCGGCTCATCGAGCAGCACCAGACCTGCATTCTTGACAAGGGCGCGCGCAAGCGCCGTTCGCTGCTGCTGCCCGCCCGACAGATTGAGCGGAGTGCGCTCGAGATAGGGTGTCAGTTTCAGGAGGTCGGCAGCCTTGCGTACTTCCGCGTCGATCGTTTTCGCGTCCCGGCCAGCGATCCTGAGCGGCGAGGCGATATTCTCATAGACCGTCAATGCGGGGTAATTGATGAATTGCTGGTAGACCATCGCGACTTTGCGCTTCTGCACCGGCACGCCGGTCACATCGGCACCGTCGAAATGGATGGAGCCGCTGGTTGGACGGTCAAGTCCAGCCATGAGACGCATCAGCGATGTCTTGCCGGAGAGCGTCGGTCCAAGCAGGACGTTCAGCGTACCCCTTTCAAGTGTCAGATCGGTCGGGTGAATATGGTATTCGCCACCCACCATCTTGGCGGCATTCCGCAGTTCAAGCATTCCGGTTCCCGTGCCTCCTCACGACGGGGACGACATGCCGCTTCATCCCGCAAGGTTCG from Rhizobium sullae includes:
- a CDS encoding carbohydrate ABC transporter permease; this encodes MEKTWNNKAWFLVLPVLLLVAFSAAIPLMTVVNYSVQDTFGNNEFFWAGTDWFDDILHSDRFWEALQRNLLFSFIILALEIPLGIFIALNMPKKGLGVPVCLVLMSLPLLIPWNVVGTIWQVFGRVDIGLLGHTLEAMGLDYNYVRDPIDAWITIIVMDVWHWTSLVVLLCYAGLVSIPEAYYQAAKIDGASRWSVFRYIQLPKMKRVLLIAVLLRFMDSFMIYTEPFVVTGGGPGNSTTFLSIDLVKMAVGQFDLGPAAAMSIVYFLIILLLSWIFYTVMTSSDANS
- a CDS encoding ABC transporter ATP-binding protein; translated protein: MARITLDHIRHAYGPNPKTDKDYALKEVDHEWTDGGAYALLGPSGCGKTTLLNIISGLLQPSHGRILFGGQDVTTLSTQARNIAQVFQFPVIYDTMTVYDNLAFPLRNRGVAEAEVDRRVREILDMIDLADWAKRKAQRLTADQKQKISLGRGLVRNDVNAILFDEPLTVIDPHMKWMLRSQLKRLHKQFGFTMVYVTHDQTEALTFAEKVVVMYEGEIVQIGTPAELFERPSHTFVGYFIGSPGMNVMPAEVSGNLVKVGSETINLGYAPKTDGAVKIELGIRPEFIRLGREGMPVSISKVEDIGRQKIVRARFADQPIAIVVPEDVEIPADARVSFDPDAISIYAGSWRVGREG
- a CDS encoding ABC transporter ATP-binding protein — translated: MLELRNAAKMVGGEYHIHPTDLTLERGTLNVLLGPTLSGKTSLMRLMAGLDRPTSGSIHFDGADVTGVPVQKRKVAMVYQQFINYPALTVYENIASPLRIAGRDAKTIDAEVRKAADLLKLTPYLERTPLNLSGGQQQRTALARALVKNAGLVLLDEPLANLDYKLREELRQELPRIFSESGAIFVYATTEPSEALLLGGNTATLNQGRVTQFGSTISIYRRPADLVTAKIFADPPLNFITVSKTGASLQHDDQIGIPVPAHLAAIADGPVTIAFHPHHLALTPQTKDAPKLRARTQISEITGSESFIHVDYSGVRWVMLAHGIHDIEPDTEIDVFLDTRHLMAFGEDGRAIAATQLAA